The following coding sequences are from one uncultured Desulfobacter sp. window:
- a CDS encoding response regulator, which produces MSTVLVIEDNMDNMLLISDILEANGYTVLQAETGMQGVAMAEEHMPDFIILDIQLPDIIGNEVLAIIRSKEKIRTIPVVAMTSYAMAGDRERLLAAGCDGYVEKPIDPGRVMKQLQEVVKGKI; this is translated from the coding sequence ATGAGCACCGTACTTGTTATTGAAGATAATATGGATAATATGCTGCTGATCAGCGATATTCTTGAAGCCAATGGGTATACTGTTCTCCAGGCAGAAACCGGCATGCAGGGAGTTGCAATGGCCGAAGAGCATATGCCTGATTTTATTATTCTGGATATCCAGCTTCCGGATATAATCGGTAATGAAGTTCTGGCAATCATCCGCAGCAAAGAAAAGATTCGGACCATACCTGTCGTGGCAATGACTTCCTATGCGATGGCAGGAGACAGGGAGAGGTTGCTGGCTGCCGGATGCGACGGCTATGTGGAAAAACCCATTGACCCGGGGCGCGTAATGAAACAGCTTCAAGAGGTTGTTAAAGGTAAGATATGA
- a CDS encoding response regulator encodes MTILVVEDTDDSRILLVDLLGAQGYEVESAVNGVEALEKIRIAPPDIIISDILMPEMDGFELCRILKKDRQLKKIPVIFYTATYTEPRDQKLALSMGAARFIIKPEDPGTLLKIIAEVMDESEKCDPENVNEQHMENGVIVKQHRDAVSNKLYKKVMELEAQKGKLKKSEKKYRMMMESITDAVYICSPERKITYLNPAMKKRIGRDATGEFCYKALHGLDAQCEWCVFDSLKPDGGIENDVFSPLDNRTYRINNMPIYHDDNSVSKMSIYKDITDYLEAVKEKKKIQNLLAQTQKMESIGTLAGGIAHDFNNILASIIGYSELALGAVEKGSQMEGDLLEIHRGGLRAKELVWQILIFARQSDETVKPLKVAPLVKETLKFIHSTIPANIDIVSNIESKYRIMGNPTQIHQIFMNLFTNASHAMSRRGGTLKVDVIDTEFEKQQSIQYVALAAGKYVKIEVSDTGEGISNKIIDSIFDPYFTTKKQGEGTGLGLAVVQGIIENYKGKIFVESKVGYGSKFTVYLPSSEEKVSQEPEFQKKLPTGTESILLVDDEAPIVKAAKRSLEELGYSVQTKISASEALDLFKSRPNDFDLVISDVTMPYMTGDALAAELMSIRPDIPIILCTGYSKNISDQSAAEIGIKAFALKPVVKADLAKTVRKVLDEAKG; translated from the coding sequence ATGACGATCCTGGTTGTAGAAGATACAGATGACTCAAGGATTCTGCTGGTTGATTTGCTTGGGGCCCAGGGTTATGAGGTGGAATCTGCTGTAAACGGCGTGGAGGCATTGGAAAAAATCCGCATTGCACCACCGGATATCATTATTTCCGACATTCTGATGCCGGAAATGGATGGTTTTGAACTCTGCCGGATTCTTAAAAAAGATCGGCAGTTAAAAAAAATTCCAGTTATCTTTTATACCGCCACCTATACGGAACCCCGTGACCAAAAGCTTGCCCTTTCAATGGGTGCTGCACGATTCATCATAAAGCCGGAAGATCCAGGCACCCTCCTCAAGATTATCGCAGAAGTGATGGACGAGTCTGAAAAATGTGATCCCGAAAATGTGAATGAGCAACATATGGAAAATGGGGTTATTGTAAAGCAACACAGAGATGCCGTTTCTAACAAACTCTATAAGAAAGTAATGGAGTTGGAAGCGCAGAAAGGGAAGCTTAAAAAAAGTGAAAAAAAATACCGGATGATGATGGAGTCCATAACCGACGCAGTATATATCTGCTCTCCCGAAAGAAAAATAACCTACCTGAATCCTGCCATGAAAAAACGTATTGGCCGGGATGCCACCGGAGAATTTTGCTACAAAGCACTTCATGGGTTGGATGCCCAGTGTGAATGGTGTGTTTTTGATTCATTGAAACCCGATGGTGGTATTGAGAACGATGTATTTAGCCCGCTGGACAACAGGACTTACAGAATAAACAACATGCCGATTTATCATGATGATAACTCTGTTTCCAAAATGAGCATTTATAAAGATATTACAGATTATCTTGAAGCCGTAAAAGAGAAAAAGAAGATCCAGAATTTATTGGCACAGACCCAAAAGATGGAATCAATTGGGACGCTTGCCGGCGGTATCGCACATGATTTTAATAATATACTCGCATCGATTATAGGGTATTCCGAACTTGCGCTCGGGGCGGTTGAGAAAGGTTCTCAAATGGAAGGCGATCTATTGGAAATTCATCGCGGTGGGTTGCGTGCAAAAGAACTTGTCTGGCAAATATTGATATTTGCCAGACAATCTGATGAAACTGTTAAGCCTTTAAAAGTTGCCCCTTTAGTTAAAGAAACATTGAAGTTTATTCACTCTACGATACCCGCCAACATTGATATTGTTTCAAACATAGAAAGTAAATATAGGATCATGGGTAATCCGACCCAGATTCATCAAATCTTTATGAATTTATTCACAAATGCTTCCCATGCGATGAGTCGTCGTGGCGGAACCCTTAAAGTTGATGTGATTGATACTGAATTTGAAAAACAGCAATCGATACAATATGTAGCCCTGGCTGCAGGAAAGTATGTCAAGATTGAAGTCTCCGACACCGGCGAAGGTATCTCAAATAAAATCATTGATTCAATTTTTGATCCATACTTCACCACCAAAAAACAAGGTGAAGGCACAGGACTTGGCCTGGCTGTCGTTCAGGGTATTATAGAAAATTATAAAGGTAAAATATTTGTTGAAAGTAAAGTGGGGTATGGTTCAAAATTTACTGTTTATCTGCCCAGTTCAGAAGAAAAAGTAAGTCAAGAACCTGAATTTCAAAAAAAATTGCCGACAGGTACTGAATCAATTCTATTGGTTGATGATGAGGCCCCCATTGTAAAAGCGGCAAAACGATCTCTGGAAGAACTCGGCTATTCTGTGCAAACAAAAATTAGCGCTTCCGAAGCATTGGATTTATTCAAATCAAGACCGAATGATTTTGATTTGGTCATCAGCGACGTGACAATGCCGTACATGACAGGAGATGCCTTGGCTGCTGAATTGATGTCCATACGTCCTGATATCCCTATTATTTTGTGCACCGGATACAGCAAAAATATATCTGATCAATCTGCTGCTGAAATCGGCATTAAAGCATTTGCATTAAAGCCGGTTGTCAAAGCTGACCTGGCAAAAACGGTAAGGAAAGTTCTGGATGAAGCCAAAGGATAG
- a CDS encoding cysteine hydrolase, whose amino-acid sequence MKGASTMNGDSSKVLPLKEALREPRKNRDMDLAMVPMDNYKKTPGGPNGQPLSFWSAWNLADRPRRIALLLDDCQEEYRPYAGGILPNLVKLVDVFRKVQAANDGVCIVWSAWTRTFDDGISNAMDRWYGPKGLRPDDPENAVYIFTGEPGMMPLSEIAPTQEEVSDGWFYHGKHLDMFWNFDENGNSYLDEKLKADGIDTIVLSGLWTDECILSTAYAGSSRGYDVVVASDAVATATQNQEIALKIAGGTVANVLSTSDIVKYMKNDFIPGKPGDVKGTNHPDGRKE is encoded by the coding sequence ATGAAAGGGGCTTCAACAATGAACGGCGACAGCAGTAAGGTTCTGCCACTTAAAGAGGCGTTGCGCGAGCCGCGCAAAAACCGCGATATGGATCTGGCAATGGTGCCTATGGATAATTATAAAAAAACGCCGGGCGGCCCAAACGGGCAACCCCTAAGCTTCTGGAGCGCCTGGAACCTGGCGGACCGGCCGCGCAGGATTGCGCTGCTTCTTGATGACTGCCAGGAGGAGTATCGGCCGTATGCAGGTGGTATTCTACCAAATCTGGTCAAACTTGTAGATGTATTTCGGAAAGTTCAAGCGGCAAACGACGGCGTGTGCATTGTATGGAGCGCCTGGACCCGCACTTTTGACGACGGTATCAGCAATGCCATGGATAGATGGTATGGCCCCAAAGGCCTGCGTCCGGATGATCCGGAAAATGCGGTGTACATCTTCACAGGTGAACCGGGAATGATGCCTTTGTCGGAAATTGCGCCAACACAAGAGGAAGTCTCCGACGGCTGGTTTTATCATGGAAAGCACCTGGATATGTTCTGGAACTTTGATGAAAACGGAAACTCTTACCTGGATGAAAAATTAAAGGCCGACGGCATTGATACCATTGTTCTTTCAGGCCTCTGGACAGACGAATGCATTCTCAGTACAGCTTACGCAGGCAGTTCACGCGGTTACGATGTTGTTGTTGCAAGTGACGCGGTGGCAACGGCAACACAAAATCAGGAAATTGCCCTAAAGATAGCCGGCGGCACGGTGGCAAATGTATTATCCACCAGTGACATTGTAAAATACATGAAAAACGATTTTATCCCGGGAAAACCGGGGGACGTCAAAGGCACAAACCATCCTGACGGGCGAAAGGAATGA
- a CDS encoding group II intron maturase-specific domain-containing protein — MNDGFNFLGFNIRKYKDKLLIKPSKSGIISVKQKIKDIITANKAAKTDNLIAKLNPLIRGWGNYYRHVVSQHAFDKIDSAMWEMTWQWAKRRHPNKSLKWIKSKYFQRKGPKNWVFREKNGNLELFSMSSIPIRRHIKIKANANPYDPHWKEYFDKRSKRSSAGCLTAPYQCLSPVR; from the coding sequence ATCAACGACGGATTCAACTTTCTGGGATTTAACATAAGAAAGTATAAGGACAAACTGCTAATCAAGCCTTCAAAATCCGGCATCATATCAGTCAAGCAAAAGATCAAAGACATTATAACAGCTAATAAAGCAGCCAAAACTGATAACCTTATAGCTAAACTCAATCCGTTAATCAGAGGATGGGGAAACTATTATCGACATGTTGTCAGTCAACACGCCTTTGATAAAATTGATAGTGCAATGTGGGAAATGACATGGCAATGGGCGAAAAGGAGGCACCCGAATAAATCCTTGAAATGGATAAAGTCGAAATACTTCCAGCGAAAAGGACCTAAGAACTGGGTGTTCCGTGAGAAAAACGGTAACCTCGAACTGTTCTCAATGAGCAGCATTCCCATTCGTCGTCATATCAAAATCAAGGCCAATGCTAATCCGTATGATCCGCATTGGAAAGAATACTTTGATAAACGTTCTAAAAGATCATCTGCTGGGTGCTTAACGGCGCCTTATCAATGCTTGAGCCCTGTGAGGTGA